A single window of Micrococcaceae bacterium Sec5.1 DNA harbors:
- the leuS gene encoding leucine--tRNA ligase — translation MSVQPETETGTAQTAAAGAPEEGVYSFAAMEAKWPQVWEDLKVFTPLDDGSRERRYVLDMFPYPSGDLHMGHAEAFAMGDVVARYLRQRGFDVLHPIGWDSFGLPAENAAIKRNAHPSEWTYANIDTQAASFKRYAISADWSRRLHTSDPEYYRWTQWLFKRFYERGLAYRKDSPVNWCPKDLTVLANEQVVNGACERCGTPVTKKSLNQWYFKITDYADRLLEDMDQLQGHWPERVLAMQRNWIGRSEGAHVRFVIEATQDRAEREVTVFTTRPDTLYGATFFVVAADAHLALDLVTPEHHDELMAYREKVKALSEIERQSTEREKTGVFTGRYAINPLNGEKLPVWAADYVLADYGTGAIMAVPAHDQRDLDFAKAFGLPVRAVLDTGDEDPAETGVATAGEGTLKNSGELDGLPKSEAISAAIGILEKLGTGEKFVNFRLRDWLLSRQRFWGTPIPIIHCAECGEVPVPDDQLPVKLPENLRGEALAPKGTSPLAAAVEWVNVECPNCGRAAQRDTDTMDTFVDSSWYFLRFVSPDYTEGPFDPEKINNWMPVGQYVGGVEHAILHLLYARFFTKVIKDIGLIEASEPFSALLNQGQVLNGGKAMSKSLGNGVDLGEQLDKFGVDAVRLTMVFASPPEDDVDWADVSPSGSAKFLARAWRLGQDVSSEPGVDPATGDRALRTVTHKTIADAAELLDNNKFNVVVARLMELVNATRKTIDSGAGGADPAVREAVEAVAVILSLFAPYTAEDLWNTLGHPASVANAGWPKHDDALLVQDTVTAVVQVQGKVRDRLEVSPDISEDELRELALSSENVQRAMDGRGIRTVIVRAPKLVNIVPA, via the coding sequence GTGAGCGTTCAGCCGGAGACAGAGACCGGAACAGCACAGACAGCCGCAGCTGGAGCGCCTGAAGAAGGTGTCTACAGCTTCGCCGCGATGGAAGCCAAGTGGCCGCAGGTCTGGGAAGACCTCAAGGTGTTCACCCCGCTTGACGACGGTTCGCGGGAGCGTCGCTACGTGCTGGACATGTTTCCCTACCCCTCCGGTGACCTTCACATGGGCCATGCCGAGGCCTTTGCCATGGGCGATGTCGTCGCACGTTATCTGCGCCAGAGGGGCTTCGACGTCCTGCACCCCATTGGCTGGGACTCTTTTGGCCTACCTGCTGAGAACGCGGCGATCAAGCGCAACGCCCACCCCAGCGAGTGGACCTACGCCAACATCGATACCCAGGCAGCGTCATTCAAGCGCTACGCCATCTCGGCTGACTGGTCCCGGCGCCTCCACACATCCGACCCCGAGTACTACCGTTGGACGCAGTGGCTGTTCAAGCGCTTCTACGAGCGTGGCTTGGCGTACCGCAAGGACTCGCCCGTTAACTGGTGCCCCAAGGACCTCACCGTCCTCGCGAACGAGCAAGTCGTTAACGGTGCCTGTGAACGCTGTGGCACTCCTGTCACCAAGAAGTCGCTGAATCAGTGGTACTTCAAGATCACCGACTACGCCGACCGCCTGCTCGAAGACATGGACCAGTTGCAGGGCCATTGGCCCGAGCGCGTGCTGGCCATGCAGCGGAACTGGATTGGCCGCTCCGAGGGCGCTCACGTCCGCTTTGTCATCGAGGCGACCCAGGACAGGGCCGAGCGCGAAGTCACAGTCTTCACCACGCGTCCGGACACCCTCTACGGCGCGACCTTCTTCGTTGTTGCTGCCGATGCACATTTGGCCCTTGACCTCGTCACGCCTGAACATCATGACGAACTCATGGCTTACCGCGAAAAGGTCAAGGCCCTCTCCGAGATCGAGCGCCAGTCCACAGAGCGCGAGAAGACCGGTGTGTTTACCGGACGCTACGCGATCAATCCGCTCAACGGTGAGAAGCTCCCTGTGTGGGCAGCCGACTACGTTCTGGCCGACTACGGCACCGGAGCCATCATGGCCGTTCCCGCGCACGACCAGCGCGACCTCGATTTCGCCAAGGCTTTCGGCCTGCCCGTTCGCGCCGTGCTGGATACCGGCGATGAAGACCCCGCCGAGACCGGGGTTGCCACCGCGGGAGAAGGAACGCTCAAGAACTCAGGCGAGCTGGATGGCCTGCCCAAGTCCGAAGCCATCTCGGCTGCCATCGGCATCCTGGAGAAGCTGGGAACCGGCGAAAAGTTCGTGAACTTCCGCCTGCGTGACTGGCTGTTGAGCCGCCAGCGTTTCTGGGGTACGCCCATTCCGATCATCCACTGTGCCGAATGTGGTGAAGTGCCCGTCCCGGACGACCAACTCCCCGTGAAGCTGCCCGAGAACCTGCGTGGCGAGGCGCTGGCACCGAAGGGAACCTCCCCGCTGGCTGCCGCCGTCGAATGGGTCAACGTGGAGTGCCCCAACTGTGGCCGCGCAGCCCAGCGCGATACCGACACCATGGACACTTTCGTGGATTCGTCCTGGTACTTCCTGCGTTTCGTTTCGCCGGACTACACCGAAGGTCCCTTTGATCCCGAAAAGATCAACAATTGGATGCCCGTCGGCCAATACGTGGGCGGCGTCGAGCATGCGATCCTGCACCTGCTCTATGCCCGCTTCTTCACCAAGGTCATCAAGGACATCGGCCTGATTGAGGCAAGCGAGCCCTTTAGCGCGCTGCTCAACCAGGGCCAGGTCCTCAACGGTGGCAAGGCCATGAGCAAGTCACTCGGCAATGGCGTGGACCTTGGCGAGCAGCTGGACAAGTTCGGCGTGGACGCCGTACGCCTGACCATGGTCTTCGCCTCCCCGCCGGAGGACGACGTCGACTGGGCTGACGTTTCGCCGTCCGGCTCGGCCAAGTTCCTGGCCCGTGCCTGGCGCCTCGGCCAGGACGTCAGCAGCGAGCCCGGCGTCGATCCTGCCACCGGCGACCGCGCCCTGCGAACTGTCACCCACAAGACGATCGCGGATGCGGCTGAACTGCTGGACAACAACAAGTTCAATGTCGTGGTGGCACGCCTCATGGAGTTGGTCAACGCGACGCGAAAGACCATCGACTCCGGAGCAGGCGGAGCAGATCCCGCCGTGCGTGAGGCCGTCGAGGCCGTTGCAGTGATCCTGAGCCTTTTCGCTCCCTACACGGCAGAGGATCTCTGGAACACGCTGGGACATCCTGCCTCAGTGGCCAATGCCGGCTGGCCGAAACACGACGATGCCCTGCTCGTGCAGGACACCGTCACCGCCGTTGTTCAGGTACAGGGGAAGGTCCGCGACCGGTTGGAAGTATCGCCGGATATCAGCGAGGACGAACTCCGCGAACTCGCACTCTCGTCCGAAAATGTTCAGCGCGCCATGGATGGCCGTGGCATCCGCACCGTGATCGTCCGGGCGCCTAAACTGGTGAACATCGTCCCCGCCTAA
- the glpK gene encoding glycerol kinase GlpK: MNQYVIAIDQGTTSSRAIVFDHTGNIVSTGQMEHEQIFPQAGWVEHNPAEIWNNTREVIASALSKANLTRHDIAAVGITNQRETAVVWDKNTGEAVYNAIVWQDTRTQPIVDELAKDGGPERFKQKVGLPLATYFSGTKIKWILDNVDGARERAEAGDLLFGNTDAWVLWNLTGGVDGGVHVTDVTNASRTLFMDLETLQWDQEILDVFGVPASMMPAIKSSSEVYGHVHTSQLLRETPVAGILGDQQAATFGQAAFQAGEAKNTYGTGCFLIFNTGEEIVHSKNGLLTTLGYKLGDNKPHYALEGSIAVTGSLIQWLRDNLGMISSAPEVEDLAAAVQDNGGVYIVPAFSGLFAPYWRADARGAIVGLTRFANKGHIARAALEATAFQTREVLDAVNADSGVPLTELKVDGGMVANEALMQFQADILGVPVVRPKVVETTALGAAYAAGLAVGFWKDLGELSANWGEDKRWEPQLPAEEQERQLRLWKKAVTKSMDWVDEDVK, encoded by the coding sequence ATGAATCAATACGTCATCGCCATCGACCAGGGCACCACCAGCTCCCGAGCCATCGTCTTTGACCACACGGGCAATATTGTGTCAACGGGACAGATGGAACACGAGCAGATCTTCCCGCAGGCAGGCTGGGTTGAGCACAACCCCGCCGAGATCTGGAACAACACCCGCGAGGTCATTGCCTCCGCCCTGTCCAAGGCGAACCTGACACGGCACGACATCGCCGCCGTCGGTATTACCAACCAGCGCGAAACCGCAGTGGTCTGGGACAAGAACACGGGCGAGGCCGTTTACAACGCCATCGTCTGGCAGGACACGCGCACCCAGCCGATCGTGGACGAGCTTGCCAAGGATGGTGGACCTGAACGGTTCAAACAGAAGGTTGGCCTCCCGCTGGCTACCTACTTCTCCGGGACCAAGATCAAATGGATCCTGGACAACGTCGACGGCGCCCGCGAACGCGCCGAAGCCGGTGACCTGTTGTTTGGAAACACCGACGCCTGGGTTCTCTGGAACCTGACTGGTGGAGTCGACGGCGGCGTGCACGTCACCGATGTCACCAACGCGTCGCGCACCCTGTTCATGGACCTTGAGACGCTGCAATGGGACCAGGAAATCCTTGATGTCTTCGGCGTCCCGGCCTCCATGATGCCCGCCATCAAGTCCTCCTCCGAGGTCTACGGACACGTCCACACCTCCCAGTTGCTCCGGGAAACTCCGGTGGCCGGCATCCTCGGCGATCAGCAGGCAGCAACGTTCGGCCAGGCAGCATTCCAGGCCGGCGAAGCGAAAAACACCTACGGCACCGGCTGCTTCCTGATCTTCAACACGGGCGAAGAGATCGTCCACTCGAAGAACGGCCTGCTCACCACTCTGGGATACAAGCTGGGCGACAACAAGCCGCACTACGCACTTGAAGGCTCCATCGCCGTCACCGGCTCATTGATCCAGTGGCTTCGTGACAACCTCGGCATGATCAGTTCCGCTCCGGAGGTCGAAGACCTGGCAGCCGCAGTGCAGGACAACGGAGGCGTCTACATCGTCCCGGCTTTCTCCGGCCTGTTCGCTCCGTACTGGAGGGCTGACGCGCGCGGCGCCATAGTTGGCCTCACCCGCTTCGCCAACAAGGGCCACATTGCGCGTGCGGCCCTCGAGGCAACTGCGTTCCAGACCCGCGAAGTACTGGACGCCGTCAACGCGGACTCGGGGGTTCCCCTCACCGAACTGAAGGTCGACGGCGGAATGGTCGCCAACGAGGCACTCATGCAGTTCCAGGCCGACATCCTCGGTGTACCCGTAGTCCGCCCGAAAGTGGTTGAAACCACGGCACTGGGCGCTGCGTACGCCGCCGGCCTGGCTGTTGGATTCTGGAAGGACCTGGGCGAACTCAGTGCCAACTGGGGCGAGGACAAGCGCTGGGAGCCGCAGTTGCCCGCAGAGGAGCAGGAGCGCCAGTTGCGGCTCTGGAAGAAGGCCGTGACAAAGTCCATGGATTGGGTCGACGAGGACGTTAAGTAA
- a CDS encoding MIP/aquaporin family protein, with translation MSLGIVFLSEVFGTMMLTLLGCGVVANVALKGTKGNNGGFLMVTWGWGIAVFAGVFVAAKSGAHLNPAVTLGLLVKGSKEYAPDVSVDFASTLTYFGGELLGAFLGAVVCWLAYKQHFDEEPLAANKLGTFSTGPAIRSTPWNLITEIIGTFVLVFVILTFGGTPSGLGPLAVALLVVGIGVSVGGPTGYAINPARDLGPRIAHAILPIKGKGSSDWAYSWIPVVGPLVGGTLAGLVGLWVPAIMPSVAG, from the coding sequence ATGTCTCTTGGAATAGTTTTCCTTTCCGAAGTATTCGGAACCATGATGCTGACCCTGTTGGGTTGTGGCGTCGTGGCCAACGTTGCGCTCAAAGGCACCAAGGGCAACAACGGTGGATTCTTGATGGTGACGTGGGGCTGGGGTATTGCGGTCTTCGCGGGCGTTTTCGTGGCCGCAAAGTCCGGTGCGCACCTGAACCCCGCTGTCACCTTGGGCCTGCTTGTGAAAGGAAGCAAGGAATACGCGCCCGATGTCAGCGTGGACTTCGCGTCCACGTTGACGTACTTCGGCGGCGAACTGCTCGGTGCATTCCTGGGCGCCGTTGTTTGCTGGCTCGCTTACAAGCAGCACTTTGATGAGGAGCCGCTGGCAGCCAACAAACTGGGAACGTTCTCCACCGGTCCTGCCATCCGGTCAACCCCGTGGAACCTCATCACCGAAATCATTGGCACGTTCGTCCTGGTCTTCGTCATCCTGACTTTTGGTGGCACCCCCTCGGGCCTTGGGCCGTTGGCTGTGGCGCTGCTCGTGGTCGGTATCGGCGTCTCCGTCGGTGGACCGACCGGTTACGCCATCAACCCGGCACGTGACCTGGGTCCCCGCATCGCACACGCCATCCTCCCCATCAAGGGGAAGGGCTCCAGCGACTGGGCCTACTCCTGGATCCCGGTCGTCGGGCCCCTTGTTGGCGGTACCCTTGCCGGCCTCGTGGGCCTCTGGGTGCCGGCCATTATGCCCTCAGTCGCTGGCTGA
- a CDS encoding glycerol-3-phosphate dehydrogenase/oxidase → MGHNRISGTSSDAHRRESVTALRERPSAKVLIIGGGINGVGTFRDLALQGIDVALVERGDYCQGASGASSHMIHGGIRYLENGEFRLVQESVVERNRLLRIAPHYVKPLQTTIPIFSTFSGILSAPMRFLTHKQGKPNERGAFLIKLGLSMYDFFSRDGGSVPRHQFRGKDKALAELPKLHPGIKYAATYFDASVHNPERLTLDVLQDGEKAGRGGGLPGGTARASNYVSLVSLGTDGVRLRDELSGKEFDFQADVIVNTTGAWVDLTNQAMGAASQFMGGTKGSHIVLDHPELLAACNGREIFFEHTDGRIVLIYPMGDRVLVGTTDVDADMTEDAVCTESEIDYFFELIGHVFPSITVDRGQIVYSFAGVRPLPRHDATQPGFVSRDYRIERSVRSGEGAMATSGGKAAVVLSLVGGKWTTFRALAEHMTNDVLRELGQERKVSTAKLAIGGGAGFPATEQGEQEWIKKHMGPGLDADRVAGLLTRYGTRAEAVIDYLNAGHDSPLRSTRELSVRELAFMAEHEQIGHLVDVLIRRTSLAFRGLVTGELLNEIAAALAEPLGWDAAVREAEIRHAQEVLQRFHKVDVHSLVA, encoded by the coding sequence TTGGGACACAACAGGATTTCCGGTACCTCCTCTGATGCGCACAGGCGTGAATCTGTAACCGCCTTGCGGGAGCGGCCTTCGGCGAAAGTACTCATTATCGGTGGCGGTATCAACGGCGTAGGAACCTTCCGGGACCTCGCCCTGCAGGGCATTGACGTCGCGCTCGTGGAGCGTGGGGACTACTGCCAAGGAGCCAGCGGTGCATCGTCGCACATGATCCATGGCGGCATTCGATACCTGGAGAACGGTGAGTTCCGCCTTGTCCAGGAATCAGTGGTGGAGCGCAACCGTCTCCTTCGGATCGCCCCGCACTACGTCAAGCCGCTGCAGACCACCATTCCTATCTTCAGCACCTTCTCGGGAATCCTGTCGGCGCCCATGCGCTTCCTCACCCACAAACAGGGCAAACCGAACGAACGCGGCGCCTTCCTCATCAAGCTCGGCTTGAGCATGTACGATTTCTTCTCCCGTGACGGCGGCAGCGTCCCCCGGCACCAGTTCCGCGGCAAGGACAAGGCTTTGGCGGAGCTACCCAAGCTGCACCCGGGAATTAAATACGCGGCAACCTACTTTGATGCGTCCGTCCACAACCCTGAGCGTCTCACCCTGGACGTGCTTCAGGATGGCGAGAAGGCCGGACGCGGCGGTGGCCTCCCTGGCGGGACGGCCCGCGCCAGCAACTACGTCTCACTGGTTTCCCTGGGCACCGATGGAGTGCGGCTCCGCGATGAATTGAGCGGCAAGGAGTTCGACTTCCAGGCCGACGTCATCGTCAACACCACAGGCGCATGGGTAGACCTCACCAACCAGGCCATGGGAGCCGCCAGCCAGTTCATGGGCGGCACCAAGGGCTCGCACATCGTGCTGGACCACCCTGAACTGCTGGCCGCCTGCAACGGCCGGGAGATCTTCTTCGAACACACCGACGGACGCATCGTCCTTATTTACCCCATGGGGGACAGGGTGTTGGTCGGCACCACGGACGTCGACGCCGACATGACAGAAGACGCCGTCTGTACAGAATCCGAAATCGACTACTTCTTCGAGCTGATCGGCCACGTCTTCCCGAGCATCACGGTGGATCGTGGCCAGATCGTCTACAGCTTCGCTGGGGTCCGCCCCCTGCCGCGTCACGACGCCACCCAGCCAGGATTCGTCTCAAGGGACTACAGGATCGAGCGCAGCGTCCGCTCCGGCGAAGGTGCCATGGCGACGTCAGGCGGTAAGGCCGCCGTCGTACTCAGCTTGGTGGGTGGCAAATGGACCACCTTCCGGGCGCTTGCCGAACACATGACCAACGACGTCCTGCGCGAACTGGGTCAGGAACGGAAAGTTTCGACGGCGAAACTCGCCATCGGCGGTGGCGCCGGCTTCCCTGCCACGGAACAAGGCGAGCAGGAGTGGATCAAGAAGCACATGGGGCCGGGCTTGGACGCCGATCGCGTGGCTGGGCTCCTGACCCGGTATGGAACGCGGGCAGAGGCGGTCATCGATTACCTCAACGCCGGACACGACTCGCCCCTTCGTTCCACCCGGGAACTCAGTGTTCGCGAGTTGGCCTTCATGGCTGAGCACGAGCAGATCGGGCACCTCGTTGATGTACTCATCCGACGGACGTCCCTGGCGTTCCGGGGGCTTGTGACCGGCGAGTTGCTGAACGAGATTGCTGCAGCATTGGCTGAACCACTTGGTTGGGATGCCGCTGTCCGTGAGGCTGAAATCCGCCACGCCCAGGAAGTCCTGCAGCGGTTCCACAAGGTTGACGTCCACAGTCTCGTAGCCTGA
- a CDS encoding sugar-binding domain-containing protein, producing the protein MGRSRHSDALRAAQMYYLQDLTMDAIARELRTSRSTVSRLLSSARETGLVQVQIRSPFDTAPELESQIRDKFKVDVHVVPVLDTLNEAETLDRVAMQAARTIGPLVDSNAIIGIAWGATLSAVSRHLTRKVTHDTIVVQLNGAGNMQTTGITYASDIMRRFGSAYGARVEQFPVPAFFDHAATKTAMWNERSVQRILDLQARMSIAIFGVGSVDSDYPSHVYAGGYLDERDLNMLAADDVVGDVATVFFRSDGSSDGITLNERSTGPSHEQLRQVRRRICVVSGASKINGLQGALAAGLATDLILDEASARRLVSFNGQS; encoded by the coding sequence ATGGGACGCTCACGTCACTCGGATGCCCTCCGGGCCGCACAAATGTATTATCTGCAGGACCTGACCATGGACGCGATCGCGCGGGAGCTCAGGACCTCTCGCTCCACCGTCTCCAGGCTGTTGTCTTCCGCCCGGGAAACAGGCCTGGTCCAGGTCCAGATCCGCAGCCCCTTTGACACCGCTCCCGAGTTGGAGAGCCAGATCCGCGACAAATTCAAAGTGGACGTCCACGTGGTGCCGGTGCTGGACACCTTGAACGAGGCGGAGACGCTGGACCGCGTTGCCATGCAGGCAGCGCGGACTATCGGACCGCTGGTGGATTCCAATGCCATCATCGGCATTGCCTGGGGTGCCACGCTCAGCGCCGTGAGCAGGCACCTCACCCGGAAAGTCACGCACGACACCATCGTTGTTCAACTCAACGGCGCCGGGAACATGCAGACAACCGGCATCACCTACGCGAGCGACATCATGCGACGCTTTGGCAGCGCCTATGGAGCGCGGGTGGAACAATTTCCGGTGCCCGCGTTTTTTGATCACGCAGCTACCAAGACAGCAATGTGGAATGAGCGCAGCGTTCAACGCATCCTGGATCTGCAGGCGCGCATGAGCATCGCTATTTTCGGTGTTGGATCCGTTGATTCGGACTATCCGAGCCATGTGTACGCTGGCGGCTACCTCGACGAACGAGACCTCAACATGTTGGCTGCCGACGACGTGGTGGGCGACGTCGCCACGGTCTTCTTCCGCAGTGATGGATCATCTGACGGCATTACGCTGAACGAACGGTCCACCGGTCCAAGCCATGAACAATTGCGGCAGGTACGGCGCCGGATTTGCGTCGTTTCCGGCGCCTCCAAAATCAACGGCCTGCAGGGCGCCTTGGCAGCCGGACTTGCCACGGACCTCATCCTTGATGAAGCCTCTGCGCGCCGCTTGGTGAGTTTCAATGGCCAGTCCTGA
- a CDS encoding aldo/keto reductase has product MRFPARLTLNNGVMMDRLGFGLYKVPPKEAEALVSTALGEGYRRFDTAAMYRNEVGVGRAIGGAIGDANEANLGTGGSGESVHALTREDVFVTTKVWNDDHGYDSTLRAFDSSMANLGLDYVDLYLIHWPCAGRGLFVETYKAMETLYREGKVRAIGVSNFQPGHLEELMQKAEVVPAVNQIELHPWLQQARLRTLHEQLGIRTEAWSPLGRGQVLADPAIVDLAEKYGRTPAQIIIRWHLQLGNLVIPKASSAGRIKENCAVFDFELEAADMDGMAALERHHRTGSHPDNVN; this is encoded by the coding sequence ATGAGATTCCCGGCCCGGCTGACCCTGAACAATGGCGTGATGATGGACCGCTTGGGATTCGGACTCTATAAGGTGCCGCCAAAAGAAGCTGAGGCTTTGGTGAGCACCGCCCTCGGCGAAGGCTATCGGCGGTTCGATACCGCGGCCATGTATCGCAATGAGGTAGGCGTAGGCCGTGCGATCGGTGGTGCAATCGGCGACGCCAACGAGGCAAACCTCGGCACGGGTGGTTCGGGAGAATCAGTGCACGCCCTGACCCGTGAAGACGTCTTTGTCACCACCAAGGTCTGGAATGACGACCACGGCTACGACTCCACGCTCCGCGCTTTTGATTCATCCATGGCCAACCTCGGATTGGACTACGTGGACCTTTACCTCATCCACTGGCCATGTGCCGGCCGAGGCCTCTTCGTAGAGACCTATAAAGCCATGGAAACCCTTTACAGGGAAGGCAAAGTGCGGGCCATAGGAGTTTCGAATTTCCAGCCCGGGCACTTGGAAGAACTCATGCAGAAAGCCGAAGTGGTTCCAGCCGTTAATCAGATCGAGCTGCACCCTTGGCTTCAGCAGGCCAGGCTGCGGACACTGCACGAACAACTCGGGATCCGAACCGAAGCATGGAGTCCACTGGGCCGTGGACAGGTCCTGGCCGACCCCGCGATCGTGGACTTGGCTGAAAAGTACGGCAGGACCCCCGCCCAGATCATCATCCGGTGGCATCTCCAGCTTGGGAACCTCGTGATTCCGAAAGCGAGCTCCGCTGGTCGGATCAAAGAGAACTGTGCTGTTTTCGACTTCGAACTCGAGGCAGCAGACATGGACGGCATGGCCGCGCTTGAACGCCACCACCGCACGGGCTCGCACCCGGACAACGTGAATTAG
- a CDS encoding alpha/beta hydrolase gives MEKVDTAHTPEGADAPIEFFSKSLPGRTVASDVDVDGSKVAYWTYEPVKPTQDTRTILVIHGFRGDHHGLLRVADLLPEMRIIMPDLPAFGSSDPFRDDEHSVERYGHFISGFMAALGLGPKTVLLGHSFGSIVASHFAARNPGAIYPLILINPIAAPALEGPKGIMTKLAVFYYEVSAKLPRRLGLALLRNRAIVRVMSVTMAKTKDKNLRRFIHGQHDAYFSAFADRRSLLESFKASVSGTVADVAGELRLPVLLIAGEKDEIATLPNQHKLMERLPEATLEVIPDVGHLIHYETPAPAAAAIRTFLEEHPA, from the coding sequence ATGGAAAAAGTGGACACCGCGCACACCCCTGAAGGTGCAGATGCCCCGATTGAGTTCTTCAGCAAGTCCCTGCCGGGACGCACCGTCGCCTCCGACGTGGACGTCGATGGCAGCAAAGTAGCTTATTGGACATACGAACCCGTCAAACCCACGCAGGATACCCGCACGATTTTGGTCATTCACGGTTTTAGGGGTGACCACCATGGATTACTCCGTGTAGCGGACCTGCTTCCGGAAATGCGGATTATCATGCCCGACCTCCCGGCGTTTGGCAGTTCAGATCCTTTCCGTGACGACGAACACTCGGTTGAGCGTTACGGCCATTTCATCTCCGGCTTCATGGCCGCGCTGGGCCTGGGTCCCAAGACCGTGCTGCTGGGCCACTCGTTTGGCTCCATCGTCGCGAGTCATTTTGCGGCCCGGAACCCTGGCGCCATTTATCCATTGATCCTGATCAACCCCATCGCTGCACCCGCTTTGGAAGGTCCCAAGGGGATCATGACCAAGCTCGCGGTGTTTTACTACGAGGTGTCCGCCAAGCTTCCAAGGCGCCTTGGACTTGCCCTCCTGCGCAACCGGGCCATTGTCCGGGTCATGAGCGTCACCATGGCCAAAACCAAAGACAAAAACCTGCGCCGCTTCATCCATGGCCAGCACGACGCCTACTTCAGCGCGTTCGCCGATCGACGGAGCTTGCTGGAATCCTTCAAGGCATCCGTATCGGGCACTGTGGCTGACGTCGCCGGAGAGTTGCGCCTCCCCGTGCTGCTGATCGCCGGCGAAAAAGACGAGATCGCCACTTTGCCCAACCAGCACAAACTGATGGAGCGCCTTCCCGAAGCCACGCTGGAAGTGATTCCCGACGTCGGGCATTTGATCCATTACGAGACGCCGGCCCCGGCGGCCGCAGCTATCCGCACCTTCCTGGAGGAACACCCCGCGTGA
- a CDS encoding glycosyltransferase family 1 protein, giving the protein MKIVIDARFTRTDHHDGISRYGSSLIAATSKIADVTMLINDKRQLALLPDVPYVMVNSPLSPRELFVAAKVNPLGADVVVCPMQTMGTLGRKYGLILTLHDLIYYEHPAPPGFLPAPVRLLWRLYHKAFWPQRVLLNRADVVATISRTTEALMAKYTLTRRPVRIVGNAPQPGQTPRDPSAGADKTLLYMGSFMPYKNVETMIRGMAGLPDYTLHLLSRITPQRRTELEAMIPHGARVQFHNGVTDAEYEGLLTRATALISLSRAEGYGLPLVEAMSLGTPVIASDIPIFREVGADAVSYVDPESPSEFAAAVTALGDDRLWQERSRRSVERAGDFNWDESARQLLAAAEEVVALRKRYKTSTPSSRS; this is encoded by the coding sequence GTGAAAATTGTCATCGACGCCCGCTTCACCAGGACGGACCACCACGATGGCATCAGCCGCTACGGTTCAAGCCTCATCGCAGCAACATCCAAAATTGCCGATGTCACCATGCTCATCAATGACAAACGCCAACTCGCGTTGCTACCCGATGTGCCCTATGTGATGGTCAACAGCCCGCTGTCCCCTCGTGAGCTGTTCGTTGCCGCCAAGGTCAATCCCTTGGGCGCGGATGTGGTGGTGTGCCCGATGCAGACCATGGGAACCCTGGGGCGGAAGTATGGCCTTATCCTGACGCTGCACGATCTCATCTATTACGAACACCCCGCTCCCCCGGGTTTCCTTCCGGCTCCGGTGCGCCTGCTCTGGAGGCTGTACCACAAGGCGTTCTGGCCGCAGCGCGTATTGCTGAACCGGGCCGACGTGGTGGCTACCATCAGCAGGACCACCGAGGCTTTGATGGCCAAGTACACCTTGACCCGCCGCCCCGTGCGGATCGTTGGCAATGCCCCGCAGCCCGGCCAGACGCCCCGCGATCCTTCGGCCGGGGCGGATAAGACCCTGCTGTACATGGGTTCGTTCATGCCTTACAAGAACGTGGAAACCATGATTCGGGGAATGGCAGGCCTGCCGGATTACACCCTGCACTTGCTCAGCCGGATTACGCCCCAGCGTCGGACGGAACTCGAGGCCATGATCCCCCACGGCGCAAGGGTCCAGTTCCACAACGGTGTAACAGACGCCGAATATGAAGGGCTTTTGACCAGGGCGACTGCACTCATCAGCTTGTCCCGGGCCGAGGGATATGGCCTGCCCCTGGTGGAGGCGATGTCACTGGGAACTCCTGTTATCGCCAGCGACATTCCAATTTTCCGGGAAGTGGGCGCCGATGCGGTCAGCTATGTTGACCCCGAATCGCCCTCGGAGTTCGCTGCGGCTGTCACTGCCTTGGGCGATGACAGATTGTGGCAAGAACGTTCCCGGAGGTCCGTGGAACGTGCTGGAGACTTCAACTGGGACGAATCCGCCCGGCAGTTGCTGGCTGCGGCAGAAGAGGTTGTGGCGCTTCGTAAGCGCTACAAGACGTCCACGCCGTCGAGCCGCAGCTGA